From one Longimicrobiales bacterium genomic stretch:
- a CDS encoding HipA family kinase codes for MSHHPPVVTALRYVQPLREGGSLPAVVDTDDGAYVVKFRGAGQGPKALVAELISAGVARALDLPVPPLALVQIDPQFGISEPDPEIQDLLRASHGTNVGLRYLDGAFNFAPSAAGDLVDPRTAARIVWMDALLTNPDRTHRNTNILVWERQPWLIDHGAALYAHHDWSSVDDARTRTPFPLIRDHVLLTIAEDVTAIDGECASRLNEDVLNDIMSAIPADLLLGAPGQAEFESADAARARYVAYLATRLGEPRAFVQEASSARRRVEAEPPLRLKARR; via the coding sequence ATGAGCCACCATCCGCCCGTAGTCACGGCACTCCGCTACGTCCAGCCGCTGCGCGAGGGCGGGTCGCTCCCTGCCGTCGTGGATACCGACGACGGAGCATACGTGGTCAAGTTCCGCGGTGCCGGGCAGGGGCCGAAGGCGCTGGTCGCGGAGCTGATCAGCGCGGGCGTGGCGCGCGCCCTGGACCTGCCGGTGCCGCCGCTCGCGCTCGTGCAGATCGACCCGCAGTTCGGCATCAGCGAGCCCGACCCCGAGATCCAGGACCTGCTGCGCGCCAGTCACGGCACCAATGTCGGCCTGCGATACCTCGATGGTGCGTTCAACTTCGCTCCGAGCGCGGCGGGTGATCTGGTGGATCCGCGCACCGCGGCGCGCATCGTCTGGATGGACGCGCTGCTCACGAACCCCGACCGCACCCACCGCAACACCAACATTCTCGTCTGGGAGCGCCAACCCTGGCTGATCGATCATGGTGCCGCACTGTACGCGCACCACGACTGGTCCAGCGTGGACGACGCCCGCACGCGCACGCCCTTTCCCCTCATCCGGGACCATGTGCTCCTCACGATCGCGGAGGACGTAACGGCGATCGACGGGGAGTGTGCCTCCCGGCTGAACGAAGACGTGCTGAACGACATCATGAGCGCCATCCCCGCAGACCTGCTGCTCGGCGCACCCGGCCAGGCCGAGTTCGAATCCGCGGACGCCGCCCGCGCACGCTACGTCGCATACCTGGCGACACGGCTGGGCGAGCCGCGCGCCTTCGTGCAGGAAGCGTCCAGCGCACGCCGGCGCGTGGAAGCGGAGCCGCCGCTCCGGCTGAAGGCGCGGCGATGA
- a CDS encoding DUF4382 domain-containing protein has product MLRNLARLTTAVTLVLGVAACADSTTSPNSNPDPDPAGSGFTLLLTDAPGDFHSAVVTISEINLHGSGGSVNLIDDEAPYTVDLIDLRNEVATIVDDIELPAGDYSELRLVITGGYIEVEGEDGRTRIFASSPDYHALPPGAPVDGQLHMPSMGQSGLKVKLPEHLDIGEEETIVMIDFDVEESFGHEAGKSGRWVMHPVIRATDVTFGGNLLVRVQLADGVVLPEFAGELLSLVDFPVTLVPVGGGDVRTGTLSGTDEAGVFELMFKGLAPGDYQLALEVLDGLLVTFAPELPLVTTVLERETTTETITLTSIAVTGSVTTTLEVADTVSLPVVDGDQVTPGDYDAQLVSAAGDTITVAYTDEDEDGVYEAQFQDLVAGAYSLTIIEPDGVTTTFSLALPVEIELLEGEAETHAIIVTEAAAS; this is encoded by the coding sequence ATGCTACGCAACCTGGCCCGTCTGACGACGGCCGTCACACTCGTACTGGGTGTCGCGGCATGCGCGGACAGCACGACCAGCCCGAACTCGAATCCTGACCCAGATCCGGCCGGCAGCGGCTTCACGCTGCTGCTGACGGACGCGCCGGGCGATTTCCACTCGGCGGTCGTGACGATTTCGGAGATCAACCTGCACGGTTCCGGTGGATCCGTGAACCTGATCGATGATGAGGCGCCGTACACGGTCGACCTGATCGATCTGCGCAACGAGGTCGCCACCATCGTGGACGACATCGAGCTGCCGGCCGGTGATTATTCCGAGCTGCGGCTGGTGATCACGGGTGGCTACATCGAGGTGGAGGGCGAGGATGGCAGGACACGCATTTTCGCGTCTTCGCCGGACTACCATGCGCTGCCGCCGGGGGCACCCGTCGACGGTCAGCTGCACATGCCGAGCATGGGGCAGAGCGGGCTGAAGGTGAAGCTGCCTGAGCATCTCGACATCGGCGAAGAGGAAACGATCGTCATGATCGACTTCGACGTCGAGGAGAGCTTCGGCCATGAGGCGGGGAAGTCGGGGCGCTGGGTCATGCATCCTGTGATTCGCGCGACGGACGTGACGTTCGGTGGCAACCTGCTCGTGCGTGTGCAGCTGGCCGATGGTGTCGTGCTGCCGGAGTTTGCCGGTGAGCTGCTGTCGCTGGTCGATTTCCCGGTGACGCTGGTCCCCGTCGGTGGTGGCGACGTGCGCACGGGCACGCTGAGCGGCACCGATGAGGCCGGCGTGTTCGAGCTCATGTTCAAGGGACTCGCCCCCGGTGACTACCAGCTGGCGCTGGAGGTGCTCGACGGCCTGCTGGTGACGTTCGCGCCGGAGCTGCCGCTGGTGACCACGGTGCTCGAGCGTGAGACCACGACGGAGACGATCACGTTGACGTCCATTGCAGTCACGGGCTCGGTCACGACGACCCTGGAGGTGGCGGATACGGTATCGCTGCCCGTGGTCGACGGTGACCAGGTCACGCCGGGCGATTACGATGCGCAGCTCGTTTCGGCTGCCGGCGACACGATCACCGTTGCGTACACCGACGAGGACGAGGACGGCGTGTACGAGGCGCAGTTCCAGGACCTCGTCGCAGGCGCCTATTCCCTCACGATCATCGAGCCCGACGGTGTTACGACCACCTTCAGCCTGGCGCTGCCGGTCGAGATCGAGCTGCTGGAGGGTGAAGCGGAGACGCATGCGATCATCGTGACGGAGGCAGCGGCCTCGTAA
- a CDS encoding protein-L-isoaspartate(D-aspartate) O-methyltransferase gives MHRQREREWMVERDIASRGVTDPNVLAAMRAIPRELFIPPEFTREAYSDRALPIAEGQTISQPYVVALMIESAEVKPGDRVLEVGTGSGYAAAVLSRIADDVYTVERHPLLADQARERLRQLGCDNVHVAVRDGTLGWEEHAPYDAIIVAAGAPAQIPRALQEQLAPRGRLLIPRGVTQLGQDLIRVRRSRDGTHFDEENLGAVAFVPLIGAAGWISAGGRAARESEEQRLQPAEGGAALHAVPRTLPERIAAGAETFTDIESASLAPLLNRIGDARLVLIGEASHGTSEFYRMRARITQELIERRGFHFVAVEADWPDAAEIDAYVRDTPRERPREKPFQRFPRWMWANTDVMDFVHWLRAHNEGHPVGERVGFHGLDLYSMHASIDAVLHYLDDVDPSAAALARERYACLTPWQADPLLYGASPPVGAFEDCESAVLAMLNDLMRSRFDYVRADGRRFADAVHNARLIASAEKYYRVMYRGSAAAWNLRDQHMFDTLVMLLEETGPHARGVVWAHNSHLGDASATAMEQRGEFNVGQLVRQSFGDDAYLIGFGTHTGTVAAAPEWGAPMQIMNVRPSHPRSYEHLAHESEVPAFFLPLRTEKDGSLRDALKPDRLERAIGVIYRPETELQSHYFHASLPRQFDEWVWFDQSTAVTPISEAHREELADLPDTFPFGI, from the coding sequence ATGCACCGGCAGCGCGAGCGTGAATGGATGGTGGAGCGGGATATCGCTTCCCGCGGAGTCACCGATCCGAACGTCCTTGCCGCGATGCGCGCGATCCCGCGCGAGCTGTTCATACCCCCCGAGTTCACGCGGGAGGCCTACAGCGACCGTGCGCTGCCGATCGCGGAGGGTCAGACCATCTCGCAGCCCTACGTGGTTGCGCTGATGATCGAATCAGCGGAGGTGAAGCCCGGCGACCGTGTGCTCGAGGTGGGCACCGGCTCCGGGTACGCGGCTGCCGTGCTGAGCCGCATTGCGGACGACGTATACACGGTCGAGCGCCATCCCCTCCTCGCGGACCAGGCACGCGAACGCCTGCGACAGCTCGGCTGCGACAACGTCCACGTTGCAGTGCGCGACGGCACGCTCGGCTGGGAGGAGCATGCCCCCTATGACGCGATCATCGTCGCCGCGGGTGCGCCTGCACAGATTCCGCGGGCGCTGCAGGAGCAGCTTGCGCCCCGCGGCCGGCTCCTGATCCCCCGAGGTGTGACCCAGCTCGGACAGGACCTGATCCGTGTGCGGCGATCCCGCGACGGCACCCACTTCGACGAGGAGAACCTGGGTGCGGTGGCGTTCGTGCCACTCATCGGCGCGGCCGGCTGGATCTCCGCGGGTGGGCGCGCGGCGCGCGAGAGCGAGGAGCAGCGACTGCAACCCGCGGAGGGCGGCGCGGCGCTGCACGCGGTACCGCGCACTCTGCCGGAGCGGATCGCCGCTGGAGCAGAGACCTTTACCGACATCGAATCTGCATCCCTCGCGCCCCTGCTGAACCGCATCGGAGATGCGCGGCTCGTCCTGATCGGCGAGGCGAGTCACGGCACGTCGGAATTCTACCGGATGCGGGCGCGGATCACGCAGGAGCTGATCGAGCGCAGAGGCTTTCACTTCGTCGCCGTGGAGGCGGACTGGCCGGACGCCGCCGAGATCGATGCATACGTGCGAGACACGCCGCGCGAACGGCCTCGGGAGAAGCCCTTCCAGCGCTTCCCTCGCTGGATGTGGGCCAACACCGATGTAATGGACTTCGTCCACTGGCTGCGGGCGCACAACGAAGGGCACCCCGTGGGCGAGCGGGTCGGCTTCCATGGGCTCGACCTCTACTCGATGCATGCGTCGATCGATGCGGTCCTGCACTACCTCGACGATGTCGACCCATCCGCGGCGGCACTCGCGCGCGAACGGTATGCGTGCCTCACTCCATGGCAGGCCGACCCCCTGCTCTACGGTGCTTCCCCGCCGGTCGGCGCGTTCGAAGACTGTGAGAGCGCAGTGCTCGCGATGCTGAACGATCTCATGCGAAGCCGCTTCGACTACGTGCGGGCAGACGGACGACGATTCGCAGACGCCGTCCACAACGCCCGGCTGATTGCGAGTGCCGAGAAATATTATCGCGTGATGTACCGGGGCTCGGCCGCCGCGTGGAATCTTCGCGACCAGCACATGTTCGACACTCTCGTCATGCTGCTCGAAGAAACAGGACCGCACGCGCGCGGTGTCGTCTGGGCACACAACTCACACCTGGGTGACGCTTCGGCCACGGCCATGGAGCAGCGCGGCGAGTTCAACGTCGGCCAGCTCGTGCGCCAGTCGTTCGGCGATGATGCGTACCTCATCGGCTTCGGCACCCACACCGGGACCGTCGCCGCGGCGCCGGAATGGGGCGCGCCGATGCAGATCATGAACGTGCGGCCCTCGCATCCTCGCAGCTATGAGCACCTCGCACACGAGAGCGAGGTGCCGGCCTTCTTCCTGCCACTGCGCACGGAAAAGGACGGCTCCCTGCGCGACGCGCTCAAGCCCGACCGGCTGGAGCGGGCGATCGGCGTGATCTACCGCCCGGAAACCGAGCTGCAGAGTCACTACTTCCACGCATCCCTGCCCCGCCAGTTCGACGAATGGGTCTGGTTCGACCAATCGACAGCAGTGACGCCGATCAGTGAAGCACACCGCGAGGAACTGGCGGATCTGCCCGACACGTTCCCGTTCGGCATCTGA
- a CDS encoding ATP-binding protein: protein MSRTASKTGDPFMGEGRVKELGRQMDWSATSLGPVDRWSPVLRNTVRACLDSPFPINLWCGPELVLVYNDAYSEVLGRKHPRAFGRPGREGWAEIWPEIEPMFQRIREGGPPEFQVDAPFIVQRDHADPPSEPNAWYTFALSAVRDEEGAIVCFLNIVSETTSRVMSDRATHAARAAAERAEGRLRDIFAQAPAFMAMLRGPDHVFEYVNDAYYKLVGNRELLGRPVAEALPEVRGQGYIQLLDQVLRTGQAYTGREMQVSLTLAAGAEPSPRFVDFVYYPVHDSDGDIAGIVAHGYDVTEHVLARAEAHRARNDAEQANRAKSQFLANMSHEIRTPINAVMGYADLLDVGVAGALNGRQTEFVARIRESSRHLLGLVDDILDLSKVEAGEMLVRAEETPLREVIDTAMQIMSPQAETHGLELTIEHRCGPEPRVIGDEGRIRQVLLNLLSNAVKFTPRGGRITVRCSMYPIADPEAALPDVGPWTVVEVEDTGVGIAPDQIEHIFDPFVQADSGHTRLTGGTGLGLTISRRFARLMAGDLTVHSRPGEGSRFLLWLAPAEQQLPGQSSWEQQDALDNLRPAPALRKLGHALLATVDEVEDRLVARLRADRYVRSARDTPTPDIADHTAAVLAIIARTMTALADGSPDDPMVREGNGLQDIMAARHGRQRRRIGWARREIEREYRLLHEVLDRFLRDVAEAELLELPVDDALAVAHRLLDRALGASLRAYDSVE from the coding sequence GTGAGCCGCACGGCATCGAAGACGGGCGACCCGTTCATGGGTGAAGGCCGGGTGAAGGAGCTTGGGCGTCAGATGGACTGGTCGGCGACTTCGCTGGGTCCGGTCGATCGGTGGTCCCCCGTGCTCCGGAATACCGTCCGCGCCTGCCTGGACTCACCCTTCCCGATCAATCTCTGGTGCGGGCCGGAGCTCGTCCTGGTCTACAACGACGCGTACTCGGAGGTCCTCGGCAGAAAGCACCCCCGGGCATTCGGCCGTCCGGGTCGCGAGGGGTGGGCGGAGATCTGGCCGGAGATCGAACCGATGTTCCAGCGGATCCGCGAAGGCGGTCCGCCCGAGTTCCAGGTGGACGCCCCCTTCATCGTACAGCGTGACCACGCAGATCCGCCGAGTGAGCCGAATGCGTGGTACACCTTTGCCCTCAGTGCGGTGCGGGACGAGGAAGGCGCGATCGTCTGCTTTCTGAACATCGTCTCGGAAACGACGTCCCGCGTGATGTCCGACCGGGCGACGCATGCTGCGCGTGCCGCGGCAGAGCGCGCCGAGGGTCGCCTGCGGGACATCTTCGCGCAGGCGCCGGCTTTCATGGCGATGCTGCGCGGGCCCGACCATGTCTTCGAGTACGTCAACGACGCCTACTACAAGCTCGTCGGCAATCGCGAGCTGCTGGGCCGCCCGGTTGCGGAGGCGCTCCCCGAAGTGCGCGGACAGGGCTACATCCAGCTGCTCGACCAGGTGCTCCGCACCGGCCAGGCGTACACGGGCCGGGAGATGCAGGTCTCGCTGACCCTCGCGGCAGGCGCCGAGCCGTCGCCGAGGTTCGTCGATTTCGTCTACTATCCCGTCCACGACAGCGATGGTGACATCGCCGGGATCGTGGCACACGGCTACGACGTCACCGAGCACGTGCTCGCACGTGCGGAAGCGCACCGCGCCCGCAACGACGCCGAACAGGCGAACCGCGCCAAGAGCCAGTTCCTCGCGAACATGAGTCATGAGATCCGAACGCCGATCAACGCGGTGATGGGCTATGCGGATCTGCTGGACGTCGGTGTGGCCGGCGCCTTGAACGGCCGGCAGACGGAGTTCGTTGCGCGGATCCGCGAGAGCAGCCGGCACCTGCTCGGCCTCGTCGACGACATACTGGACCTGTCCAAGGTAGAGGCCGGCGAGATGCTCGTGCGGGCCGAGGAGACACCGCTGCGGGAGGTGATCGACACGGCGATGCAGATCATGTCACCGCAGGCGGAAACGCACGGCCTCGAGCTCACGATCGAACACCGGTGCGGGCCGGAGCCACGCGTGATCGGCGATGAGGGCCGCATCCGGCAGGTGCTGCTCAACCTGCTCTCCAACGCCGTCAAGTTCACGCCACGGGGCGGCAGGATCACCGTCCGCTGCAGCATGTACCCGATCGCCGACCCGGAGGCGGCGCTGCCGGACGTGGGACCCTGGACCGTTGTCGAGGTCGAGGACACCGGCGTGGGGATCGCACCGGACCAGATCGAGCACATCTTCGACCCGTTCGTGCAGGCCGATTCGGGACACACGCGGCTCACGGGAGGGACCGGTCTCGGGCTCACGATCAGCCGTCGCTTCGCACGCCTGATGGCAGGCGATCTCACCGTGCACAGCAGGCCCGGCGAGGGTTCACGGTTTCTCCTCTGGCTCGCACCTGCTGAACAACAGCTCCCCGGCCAGTCCTCCTGGGAGCAGCAGGACGCGCTCGACAACCTGCGCCCGGCCCCCGCACTCCGGAAGCTCGGCCACGCACTCCTCGCCACCGTCGATGAGGTCGAGGACAGGCTCGTCGCCCGGCTGCGAGCAGACCGTTACGTGCGGAGCGCACGCGACACGCCCACGCCGGACATCGCCGACCATACCGCTGCCGTGCTCGCCATCATCGCCCGAACCATGACGGCGCTCGCCGACGGCTCGCCCGACGACCCGATGGTGCGCGAAGGCAACGGGCTGCAGGACATCATGGCAGCCCGCCACGGCAGGCAGCGTCGCAGGATCGGCTGGGCACGCAGAGAGATCGAGCGCGAGTACCGCCTGCTGCACGAGGTTCTCGACCGCTTCCTGCGTGACGTTGCGGAGGCGGAGCTCCTCGAGCTGCCCGTCGACGACGCCCTCGCCGTCGCGCACCGGCTCCTGGATCGTGCGTTGGGTGCGAGCCTGCGCGCCTACGACTCGGTGGAGTGA
- a CDS encoding ATP-binding protein, whose protein sequence is MNRPSPIRRRGSLAYRLPLLIIALLAILVAGGAAFAYTEVRATSMQAWLERLTRVSSQLASVVEAGAAERLGQVRQIAGDPRVVDYLSGRGRAEPALAVLEAGVEPADDLPLEILRSDGTAALRAGTMPDITPLQLDSLRAAAPLLGTGELGSIISVAGERFLWVTAPVTRGGAVLGHVTHLRPIFVGTPERLIQLFGSSSIYMVDGTGTWLRLDGVQVAPPPANSGRYVRDGVEVMMRRAAVPNSRLWVAAEVPMSRVQAQSKMFLRNLVLGSMVLVLVGAAGAWLLSLGIVRPIRELSTAAEGIAAGDYTRRVAAERTDEVGTLARAFNSMAAEVDRARDALREQLTEARRLATELEASNQQLVQAMSDADAARAEAEAANQAKSRFLATMSHEIRTPINAIIGYTDLMALEIPGSLTPLQRTHLERIRVSGQHLMRLVDEVLDLARIESGRLQVHARHGSAREAVQAAAHVVEPDARAKHISLAMPTDDEPDVWYHGDPLRVRQVLINLMMNAVKFTPEGGCIDVRSETTTDRNAVQWACIAVRDTGIGIEDERVEQLFEAFVQGESGYTRVHGGVGLGLSISRQLARLMGGDIDVHSEPGEGSTFVLRLPLVQQRDMAAADASSQRGQEATG, encoded by the coding sequence GTGAACCGGCCAAGTCCAATCCGACGCCGTGGCTCGCTGGCGTATCGGCTCCCGCTGCTGATCATCGCGCTGCTGGCCATCCTGGTGGCCGGCGGCGCGGCGTTCGCATACACGGAGGTGCGGGCGACGTCGATGCAGGCCTGGTTGGAGCGCCTGACCCGCGTATCGTCGCAGCTGGCGTCCGTGGTGGAGGCGGGCGCGGCCGAGCGTCTCGGGCAGGTTCGCCAGATTGCGGGCGATCCGCGGGTCGTCGACTACCTGTCGGGTCGTGGCAGGGCCGAGCCTGCGCTCGCTGTGCTGGAAGCCGGTGTCGAGCCGGCGGACGACCTGCCGCTCGAGATCCTGCGGAGCGATGGCACCGCTGCGCTGCGCGCCGGGACCATGCCGGACATCACCCCGCTGCAGCTCGACTCGCTGCGCGCGGCAGCACCGCTGCTGGGCACGGGCGAGCTCGGCAGCATCATCAGCGTGGCCGGCGAGCGGTTCCTCTGGGTCACGGCACCGGTGACGCGGGGGGGAGCAGTGCTCGGCCACGTCACCCATCTGCGGCCGATCTTCGTCGGCACGCCGGAGCGTCTGATCCAGCTGTTCGGCAGCAGCTCCATCTACATGGTGGACGGGACAGGCACCTGGCTCCGGCTCGACGGGGTCCAGGTGGCGCCGCCACCCGCGAACAGCGGCAGGTATGTACGGGACGGCGTCGAGGTCATGATGCGGCGAGCCGCGGTGCCGAACAGCCGGCTGTGGGTCGCGGCGGAAGTGCCGATGAGCCGTGTGCAGGCGCAGTCGAAGATGTTCCTGCGCAACCTGGTCCTGGGATCCATGGTCCTGGTGCTGGTCGGCGCGGCGGGCGCCTGGCTGCTGAGTCTCGGCATCGTGCGACCCATCCGCGAGCTGAGCACGGCCGCGGAGGGCATTGCGGCGGGTGACTACACGCGCCGCGTCGCAGCGGAGCGCACCGATGAGGTCGGCACGCTTGCGCGCGCCTTCAACAGCATGGCCGCCGAGGTGGACCGGGCCCGAGATGCGCTGCGCGAGCAGCTGACGGAGGCCCGCCGGCTGGCCACGGAGCTGGAAGCGAGCAATCAGCAGCTGGTCCAAGCGATGAGCGACGCCGACGCCGCGCGTGCCGAGGCCGAGGCCGCGAACCAGGCGAAGTCGCGCTTCCTCGCGACGATGAGCCACGAGATCCGGACGCCGATCAACGCGATCATCGGCTACACCGACCTCATGGCGCTCGAGATTCCGGGCTCCCTCACGCCGCTTCAGCGGACGCACCTCGAACGTATCCGCGTGAGCGGACAGCACCTCATGCGGCTCGTCGACGAAGTGCTCGACCTCGCGCGGATCGAGTCGGGACGGCTGCAGGTGCATGCGCGACACGGTTCCGCGCGTGAGGCGGTCCAGGCCGCCGCGCACGTCGTGGAGCCGGATGCGCGCGCCAAGCACATCTCGCTCGCCATGCCGACGGACGACGAGCCCGACGTCTGGTACCACGGTGATCCGCTGCGCGTCCGGCAGGTGCTGATCAACCTGATGATGAACGCCGTCAAATTCACACCCGAAGGAGGCTGCATCGACGTCCGTTCCGAGACGACCACCGACCGCAATGCAGTGCAGTGGGCGTGCATCGCCGTGCGTGATACCGGAATCGGCATCGAGGATGAGCGGGTGGAGCAGCTCTTCGAAGCATTCGTCCAGGGGGAGAGCGGCTACACCCGCGTGCACGGTGGCGTCGGGCTCGGCCTTTCGATCAGCAGACAGCTCGCGCGCCTGATGGGCGGCGACATCGACGTTCACAGCGAGCCGGGGGAGGGCTCCACGTTCGTGCTCCGCCTGCCGCTGGTGCAGCAGCGCGACATGGCTGCGGCCGATGCTTCATCACAGCGGGGTCAGGAAGCGACCGGCTGA